Proteins from one Neodiprion fabricii isolate iyNeoFabr1 chromosome 5, iyNeoFabr1.1, whole genome shotgun sequence genomic window:
- the LOC124182996 gene encoding peptidyl-alpha-hydroxyglycine alpha-amidating lyase 1-like yields MTFCQRYLNPSCLASLTLAVLVNLSSQTSVLQNSQIQTPYLSENKFHFNDYTDYTDNDNGNRNREKDKERGPQAPPWSPLLSRDVSSSQISPGSNSFSEKLDPSIVWDDKWASDITFGQLSAVSIDPEGNVAVFHRGSRVWNIGSFGNDNKFDREAGPVRENTIVLINSDSGQKISEWGNSMFYMPHGLTVDHLGNYWITDVAMHQVFKFDANDLASDKLLKVKTGREFDVELKLADSHMLEEKIGRYEIKPSLILGEAFEPGNSNTRFCKPTAVAVQKNGDFYVSDGYCNSRIIKFNGKGERILTWGRHWEGTESRYFLPPSNAFLVPHALALAEDLDYIFVADRENGRISCFHANNGSFHKEYKHPSIGDKIYSVAYANEKIYLVNNGALKFQESRGFVIDINNGSILSQFGPHPSLQTPHDIAVSSNEAHIYVVELNPHKIYKFSQVPNSPIHQQQQRRKGELSSSVIRSTVAPPRLDSVPLTGIDRPVTVSHRGVTATTIVLSLVTAAVVLMALCFAIAAIIARCRKRGCLLTVRRDMRGWESERRENFKLSNFSENRKSKGRKFFDKRPNTRDFSKLNTEPETSDDENNLTKVI; encoded by the exons ATGACTTTTTGTCAACGTTATCTCAACCCTTCTTGTCTGGCCTCGTTGACTCTTGCGGTTCTAGTCAATCTGTCTTCTCAAACTTCGGTGCTGCAAAATTCTCAG ATCCAGACGCCCTATTtgtctgaaaataaatttcattttaacgATTATACCGATTATACTGACAACGACAATGGCAacagaaacagagaaaagGACAAGGAAAGAGGACCACAAGCACCGCCGTGGTCTCCGTTACTTAGTAGAGACGTTTCATCGAGTCAAATCTCACCTGGCTCAAATTCATTTTCGGAAAAATTGGATCCGA GTATAGTTTGGGACGATAAATGGGCTTCAGATATAACATTTGGCCAGTTATCCGCAGTGTCTATTGACCCAGAGGGTAACGTGGCGGTGTTTCATAGAGGAAGTCGAGTGTGGAACATCGGTAGTTTTGGAAATGACAATAAGTTTGACAGAGAAGCAGGGCCGGTAAGGGAAAACACTATTGTGCTTATAAACAGCGACAGTGGACAAAAGATTTCGGAATGGGGTAACAGCATGTTTTACATGCCGCATGGACTTACCGTAGACCACTTGGGAAATTATTGGATTACGGACGTAGCCATGCACCAGGTTTTTAAGTTCGATGCCAATGATCTGGCTTCTGACAAATTGCTAAAAGTGAAAACCGGTAGAGAATTTGACGTCGAATTGAAACTCGCGGACAGTCATATGCTCGAGGAAAAGATTGGCCGATACGAAATCAAACCGTCTTTGATTTTGGGCGAAGCTTTCGAACCGGGCAACAGTAATACGAGGTTTTGCAAACCTACGGCAGTTGCCGTACAAAAAAATGGTGACTTTTATGTCAGCGATGGATACTGCAATTCAAggataataaaattcaatggaaagggagagagaatATTGACGTGGGGTCGTCATTGGGAAGGGACAG AGAGCCGTTACTTCTTGCCCCCATCGAACGCATTTTTAGTACCTCACGCGTTGGCACTGGCGGAAGATTTGGATTACATATTTGTGGCAGACAGAGAAAACGGGAGAATATCGTGCTTTCATGCTAACAATGGAAGCTTCCACAAGGAATACAAACACCCTTCGATCGGTGACAAAATATACAGTGTCGCTTATGCTAACGAGAAAATTTACCTCGTTAATAACGGCGCACtaaaatttcaagaaagtAGGGGCTTCGTCATTGACATAAACAATGGCAGCATTCTATCGCAGTTTGGTCCCCATCCAAGCTTGCAAACTCCACACGACATAGCTGTTTCTAGTAACGAAGCACATATTTACGTTGTTGAGTTAAATCCgcacaaaatttacaaattttctcaag TGCCAAATTCACCAATtcatcagcagcagcaacgtCGCAAAGGAGAACTGTCGTCTTCTGTTATTCGCTCAACTGTGGCGCCTCCGCGTCTCGACAGTGTTCCTTTGACTGGCATCGACAGACCTGTTACTGTGAGTCACAGAGGAGTGACGGCGACGACAATCGTCTTATCTCTCGTCACCGCGGCTGTAGTACTCATGGCACTCTGCTTTGCGATAGCGGCTATTATTGCCCGATGCAGGAAAAGAG GCTGCTTGCTGACCGTTCGCCGAGATATGCGTGGTTGGGAATCCgagaggagagaaaatttcaaactttcgaatTTTTCGGAAAACCGGAAGAGCAAAGGCAGGAAGTTTTTTGACAAACGGCCAAATACTCGAGACTTTAGCAAATTAAATACCGAACCCGAAACATCcgacgatgaaaataatctcACTAAagtaatatga
- the LOC124182994 gene encoding zinc finger MYM-type protein 4 produces MEQDTEAVSATDDSIAPSSTEVQPAAEAHVMDENAETHEKDGLTGLETTLAVVDDKNENPVPPKSCETNLEDTPKSDADTASVPKLVDSIEDNRVIKSSTVTDLAFHKNVESNENSLSLNPLDSDWKDTDVSMTSVSENPTSEAEESTIVCKSPNLEKPSKPEKRNLDTVEESSKLQSPEKSDNPDVENALDTFADDTAMDEKPDSKKCMDNIEDSSKPPSPQKSDHSDVEKVLDTCADDPEMEKEPNSEKCVEVDITKQKVSEPDESLWNLKVGGGVEAEKKPEASESAVEYDTKKFDSLNSESSLDGQEKDALVEKNVSVIEPENTEFVQISQEDKHDESHIENQSIDNAEDPFGGDNENSEHPDDDHMVADNLDGEIADLQKLGDQADNLQDVVKAKDNFQPDKSKDDLSNEMLSKADSGDSVADVISDKTVDEIVKVQKLVTTPSIENEDKSEENNKEAVEERDTGEAAERKESPGDDEIQKDGKEGEKLLAKASLPPLGAEDISSDVLPGQDDELCIIPDSMKVILPGGTAEKTSEGVESQKKPEEESVENNAVDSEKIMDDDQSLTIVKKPVVTKAISGQLVPKKGRIVTVKSKGGTPSSADVINLDDDPQNSESEGSKQKEKCKQCNKEQSCKIKVKIGTECFNVCSKECRNSFKAANNKATDIPSDGVNSKREKRCAGCLLIVDANDEKNLSWETMEFCNEECLGKFQTKYGSYCRNCNGSVQAVSLGKYCVRFGYDVRQFCCSTCLEEFKKGLKVCSYCQKDISSGTEGFLAPVGDKGQFKDFCTQDCMEKYSRMSSSEPPASVKKSCSVCQLEKIVHCEVQIDGGTPAAICSDPCFAAFKFVNKVDPDQCSTCKKFFQLLSKKNFVVFYEGEAHMFCNKTCLNVFIITNRKIVPCNWCKVKKYNFDMIKKELKSGQVMMMCSLNCLTLYQVSINAVSARRINCDFCKEFSQAQYHLTMSDATIRNFCSYKCVMNFQSQYTKSPITIPSSDDPVPTGNPKRSIAQQRSVVQPSQKQPPDLQTKSLPIISSVTSLASIANGQTCSPTTQQNQTNNIGTNVSVQSQPPQVLYTQQIISRPASPTKVHNKVTQCKPLMHTKGVSVRPHPCTKSTQTDDTPQILIPIPVPIYVPFPMHMYSMPFPVPFPFPLPIPVPIFIPTTRNSAKGIFKEIKRIQEKIPADPFEAELLMMAEMVATEKKRNESDSDSEDDNRDDVADVPANSTSDGFSPDGVDSSHAFGDDMLQMALKMATGELDEPAVDLEAALTPNTITATQAPPQQDSTIDGDVQPERLITSTRGRKRMVPYKPRSTPSKRGRRVSGTNDIPLMPPPEPQLPPQPRIMEPIEKPDANMALKYTFGVNAWRQWVVGKNAELEKQSTPARRVKLFKTDLLQLTADELNYSLCLFVKEVRKPNGAEYAPDTIYYLCLGIQQYLFENNRIDNIFTDSYYEKFTECLNDVAKKFSVLYNDAQYIVTRVEEEHLWESKQLGAHSPHVLLSTLMFFNTKHFNLVTVDEHMQLSFSHIMKHWKRNPAAQPAAVAGKAPGSRNVLLRFYPPQSALEANSRKKKVYEQQENEENPLRCPVKLYEFYLSKCPESVKTRNDVFYLLPERSCVPDSPVWYSTSALAKEHLIKMLYRVKMVKEINVALLTS; encoded by the exons ATGGAGCAAGACACAGAAGCTGTCTCAGCGACTGACGACTCGATTGCTCCTAGTTCTACGGAAGTTCAACCAGCAGCTGAGGCACATGTAATGGATGAAAATGCCGAAACACACGAAAAAGATGGTCTTACAGGCTTAGAAACAACTCTAGCAGTGGTTGatgataaaaacgaaaaccctgTACCCCCTAAAAGCTGTGAGACAAATCTAGAAGATACTCCTAAATCTGATGCAGATACCGCGTCTGTTCCTAAGCTGGTTGACTCAATAGAAGACAATAGAGTGATTAAGTCATCTACTGTAACTGACCTAGCGTTCCACAAGAATGTTGAATCTAACGAAAATTCCCTTAGCTTAAATCCTCTTGACTCGGACTGGAAAGATACAGATGTATCTATGACAAGTGTGAGTGAAAATCCAACCTCTGAGGCAGAAGAATCTACTATAGTTTGCAAATCTCCAAATTTAGAAAAACCATCAAAGCCAGAGAAGAGAAACTTGGACACAGTAGAGGAGAGTTCAAAACTACAGTCTCCTGAAAAATCAGATAATCCTGACGTAGAAAATGCTTTAGATACTTTTGCTGACGACACAGCGATGGATGAAAAACCTGACTCCAAAAAGTGTATGGACAATATAGAGGATAGTTCAAAACCTCCATCCCCGCAAAAATCTGACCATTCTGATGTAGAAAAGGTTTTAGATACTTGTGCTGATGATCCAGAGATGGAAAAAGAACCTAATTCTGAAAAGTGTGTAGAGGTAGATATAACAAAACAAAAGGTATCTGAGCCTGATGAATCACTTTGGAATTTGAAAGTTGGCGGGGGTGTCGAGGCTGAGAAAAAACCTGAAGCTAGTGAAAGTGCTGTGGAAtatgatacaaaaaaatttgactcgTTAAATTCAGAATCTAGTCTCGATGGCCAGGAGAAAGATGCACTGGTAGAAAAGAATGTGTCTGTCATAGAGCCTGAGAATACAGAGTTTGTGCAAATATCGCAAGAGGATAAGCACGACGAGTCTCACATAGAAAATCAGTCCATAGATAATGCGGAAGATCCATTCGGCGGTGACAATGAGAACTCGGAACATCCAGACGACGATCATATGGTGGCTGATAATCTTGATGGGGAAATTGCTGACCTTCAGAAGCTTGGAGACCAGGCTGATAACCTCCAGGATGTAGTTAAAGCTAAGGACAACTTTCAGCCAGACAAATCTAAAGATGATTTGAGCAATGAAATGCTGAGTAAAGCTGACAGTGGTGACTCTGTGGCAGATGTTATTTCCGATAAAACTGTTGACGAAATTGTAAAAGTGCAGAAGTTAGTTACGACTCCTTCGATTGAGAATGAGGATAAATCGGAGGAGAACAACAAAGAGGCTGTTGAAGAACGAGATACTGGAGAAGCAgctgaaagaaaagaaagccCCGGAGATGATGAGATCCAAAAAGATGGTAAAGAAGGAGAGAAACTTTTGGCTAAGGCGAGCCTTCCACCTTTAGGGGCCGAAGACATATCATCTGATGTTCTTCCTGGGCAGGATGATGAACTATGTATTATTCCTGATAGTATGAAGGTTATTTTGCCTGGAGGAACAGCAGAGAAGACTAGCGAAGGCGTAGAGAGTCAGAAAAAGCCGGAGGAAGAATCGGTAGAGAACAATGCGGTAGattcggaaaaaattatggatgACGATCAAAGTCTGACTATTGTGAAAAAACCGGTTGTAACCAAGGCGATATCTGGACAGTTGGTTCCAAAGAAGGGAAGAATTGTGACCGTTAAGTCGAAGGGTGGCACACCTTCTTCTGCTGATGTTATAAACCTAGATGACGATCCACAAAATTCAGAGTCTGAGGGAAGTAAGCAGAAAGAGAAGTGTAAACAATGCAATAAAGAGCAGTCGTGCAAAATAAAGGTGAAGATAGGCACAGAGTGCTTCAATGTTTGCTCAAAGGAATGTAGGAATTCATTTAAGGCAGCTAATAACAAAGCAACCGATATTCCGAGCGATGGAGTTAACTCAAAACGGGAAAAGAGATGCGCAGGGTGTCTCTTGATCGTCGATGCGAATGACGAGAAAAATCTTTCCTGGGAGACAATGGAATTCTGCAATGAGGAATGCCTGGGCAAATTCCAAACCAAATACGGAAGCTATTGTAGGAATTGCAATGGCTCCGTCCAGGCGGTCAGCCTAGGAAAGTACTGTGTACGCTTTGGGTATGACGTCAGGCAGTTCTGCTGCTCAACATGCTTAGAGGAATTCAAAAAAGGATTAAAGGTATGCAGCTACTGTCAGAAGGATATCAGTTCTGGTACAGAAGGATTTTTAGCTCCTGTGGGGGATAAAGGACAGTTTAAAGACTTCTGTACTCAGGATTGCatggaaaaatattccagAATGAGCTCCAGTGAACCTCCAGCATCAGTGAAAAAGTCTTGCAGTGTTTGCCAACTG gaaaaaatTGTCCACTGCGAAGTACAAATTGATGGAGGGACTCCAGCAGCCATATGCAGTGATCCTTGTTTTGCAGCATTTAAATTTGTGAACAAGGTTGACCCAGATCAATGTTCgacgtgtaaaaaattcttccagTTGTTGAGTAAAAAGAATTTTGTTGTCTTCTATGAAGGAGAGGCGCACATGTTCTGTAACAAGACATGCCTCAACGTTTTCATAATAACTAACAGAAAAATTGTACCGTGCAATTGGTGCAAAGTTAAGAAGTACAATTTCGATATGATAAAGAAGGAACTTAAATCTGGACAAGTAATGATGATGTGCAGTTTGAATTGTCTCACCCTTTATCAA GTTTCCATTAACGCTGTATCCGCAAGGAGAATAAACTGTGACTTTTGTAAAGAGTTTTCACAAGCTCAATACCATCTCACGATGTCAGACGCAACAATACGAAATTTCTGCTCCTACAAATGCGTGATGAACTTTCAAAGCCAGTACACGAAATCTCCGATCACCATTCCATCCAGTGACGATCCGGTACCAACTGGAAATCCTAAAAGATCAATCGCCCAGCAGCGATCGGTTGTACAACCTAGTCAAAAGCAGCCACCTGACCTCCAGACCAAAAGCTTGCCAATTATTTCCTCTGTTACAAGTCTTGCCTCAATTGCAAACGGGCAAACTTGCAGCCCGACTACACAGCAGAACCAGACCAACAATATAGGCACAAATGTCTCTGTCCAGAGTCAGCCACCTCAAGTCCTTTACACGCAACAAATCATAAGTAGACCTGCTAGTCCAACAAAGGTCCACAACAAAGTAACCCAATGCAAGCCGCTGATGCACACAAAGGGCGTTTCTGTCCGACCTCACCCCTGCACAAAGTCAACGCAAACCGATGACACACCACAGATTTTGATACCAATCCCTGTTCCTATTTACGTTCCGTTTCCGATGCACATGTACAGCATGCCATTTCCCGTACCTTTTCCATTTCCTCTACCCATTCCAGTTCCAATATTTATTCCCACTACTAGAAATAGCGCCAAAGGCATATTCAAGGAGATAAAGAGAATACAGGAGAAGATACCCGCAGATCCGTTTGAGGCAGAGCTACTGATGATGGCGGAAATGGTTGCAACTGAGAAAAAACGCAACGAGAGTGATTCAGATTCCGAGGACGATAACAG AGACGACGTAGCCGATGTACCTGCCAACTCGACTAGCGATGGTTTCAGTCCTGACGGTGTAGATTCGAGCCATGCTTTTGGAGATGACATGCTTCAAATGGCATTAAAAATGGCTACTGGAGAGCTGGACGAGCCTGCAGTTGATCTTGAAGCTGCGTTGACCCCAAATACAATAACTGCTACACAGGCTCCTCCCCAGCAAGATTCTACAATAGACGGAGATG TTCAACCTGAGAGACTGATAACTTCAACTCGCGGCCGGAAACGCATGGTTCCCTATAAACCACGCTCTACGCCAAGTAAACGTGGTAGAAGAGTGTCTGGGACAAACGATATACCCCTAATGCCTCCTCCGGAGCCGCAGCTGCCCCCGCAACCGAGAATCATGGAACCCATAGAAAAACCAGATGCCAACATGGCTCTAAAATATACTTTTGGAGTCAATGCTTGGAGGCAATGG GTGGTAGGCAAGAACGCTGAATTAGAGAAGCAAAGTACGCCTGCAAGGagagtgaaattatttaaaactgATCTATTACAATTGACGGCTGATGAGTTAAATTACTCGTTATGTTTGTTTGTAAAAGAAGTGAGAAAACCGAACGGCGCGGAATACGCACCTGATACTATATACTATTTATGCctag GTATACAACAATatctatttgaaaataatcgaatagACAACATATTTACCGATTCTTACTACGAAAAGTTCACAGAATGCTTGAACGACGTTGCTAAGAAATTCTCTGTGTTATACAATGACGCTC AATACATTGTAACTAGAGTCGAGGAGGAACATCTATGGGAAAGTAAACAGTTGGGAGCTCATTCCCCTCACGTACTACTTAGCACACTAATGTTCTTTAATACGAAGCACTTCAATCTGGTG ACCGTAGATGAGCACATGCAGCTATCGTTTTCACACATAATGAAACACTGGAAGCGGAATCCTGCTGCTCAGCCTGCGGCAGTTGCCGGAAAAGCTCCCGGCTCGCGTAACGTCTTGTTACGTTTTTATCCCCCACAATCTGCCTTGG AAGCGAAttcaaggaagaaaaaggttTACGAGCAacaagaaaacgaagaaaatccATTAAGATGTCCTGTCAAACTTTACGAGTTCTACTTATCAAAATG cccaGAGAGCGTAAAAACCCGGAACGACGTGTTTTACTTGCTGCCAGAGAGAAGCTGCGTACCAGACAGTCCAGTGTGGTATTCAACGTCTGCTCTAGCAAAGGAGCACTTAATCAAGATGCTTTACCGGGTAAAGATGGTAAAAGAAATCAACGTGGCTTTGTTGACCAGTTAA
- the LOC124182998 gene encoding 39S ribosomal protein L19, mitochondrial has protein sequence MASVGRILSHDIRQNIQNFKSLFGKDCRWLSSQAIETQAKSSKENADDKRKVDDRENTAPLEFRFKYPEFLPDPNAAYRNSTRERLERMDMMARRAHIDIPTFYVGSILAVTLSDSHAVGKTNRFVGICIERKGCGLRASFRLRNAIDKQGMEVVYNMYDPTIQKVECLRLEKRLDDKLLYLRDCPIEYSTFPFDMEPELIDETAPVRINTLKVPLKPPPWLERWERQDLKGVQEFEVNEKRRRKAEKHKTPWEEFDLMKIYRQTIPMEDQKDIFAEVYSDLHKLEITRRKMARKRKFNRPDKPT, from the exons ATGGCGTCTGTCGGCAGGATTTTGTCCCATGATATAAGACAgaatatacaaaatttcaaatcgctaT TTGGAAAAGATTGTCGCTGGTTGTCGTCCCAGGCTATCGAGACCCAAGCAAAATCCTCAAAGGAAAATGCCGATGATAAACGAAAGGTTGATGACAGAGAAAACACTGCCCCACTTGAATTCAGATTCAAGTACCCCGAATTTCTCCCCGATCCAAATGCTGCCTATAGGAATTCAACAAGAGAAAGATTGGAGCGTATGGATATGATGGCACGGAGGGCTCACATAGACATTCCAACATTCTACGTTGGCTCTATCCTTGCTGTTACACTTTCCGATTCACACGCCGTTGGAAAGACAAACAGATTTGTTGGCATTTGTATAGAAAGAAAGGGCTGTGGGTTGAGAGCTAGTTTTAGACTAAGGAACGCCATTGACAAACAGGGAATGGAAGTCGTATACAACATGTACGATCCGACAATTCAAAAAGTAGAATGCCTTAG GTTGGAGAAAAGACTCGATGACAAATTACTTTACCTACGTGATTGTCCTATTGAGTACAGCACTTTTCCATTTGATATGGAACCAGAGCTCATTGACGAAACAGCTCCTGTCCGTATTAACACACTCAAGGTACCCTTAAAGCCTCCGCCATGGCTTGAGAGATGGGAGAGACAGGATTTGAAAGGAGTCCAAGAATTTGAAGTTAACGAAAAACGTAGGAGGAAAGCAGAGAAACATAAGACACCTTGGGAGGAATTTGATCTAATGAAAATTTACCg TCAAACCATACCAATGGAAGATCAGAAGGACATATTCGCTGAAGTGTATTCAGATCTTCACAAGCTTGAAATAACAAGACGCAAAATGGCCCGCAAGCGCAAATTCAATCGCCCCGATAAGCCGACGTAG